The Mauremys reevesii isolate NIE-2019 linkage group 3, ASM1616193v1, whole genome shotgun sequence genomic sequence TCTATTATTGTCAAATGGGCCAGTATCTCATAGTATTTATGGTAACTGAAAATAGCCTAGATCCTCTTAGGCAGAGATGATAGAAATCTAAGCCATGAAATTACACACTTGCAAATCTGGGACTTGCCAACCCATGGTGACTAAATCTTAGGGGTAAAGATTCTACTGTTCATTCATAGCTACGTGACACTGGTTAAGTGTTAAGCAGGCTCAGGTTTGGTTGGTAGCTGGATGGGAGACTTCTTGTTACATTGCAAATTGTACTGTCTCTCCCTGCTTCTTCTATAGCACCAAGTGCATTGCTTAGAGGTGACCTGGAAAAAATGGGCATGTAGCTTTTTGTGTATACTTTATGATTTAACAAAGTGTGTGTGCtctgcttggtttttttttttacattacaaATTTACATCTTGTCTGTCTTGGAAGCCTCCATGGATGACTGGAGAGCTAATAGGCCTGTGACATTAGAGATAACAAGGAAGTGAAACCTGATTAACTGAGAGGGGAAGAGATTTGCATTCAGGTTGTTAAaactccttttgtgtgtgtgtgtttagcaCCTGTTTAATTCAGATCTCTGGGAGAAAAGCTCTTGGTTTAATTAAGGGCTGAGAAAGCTCAGTCCACATTTGAGTCACTCAAGGAGTCTTCCAGCATAAAAAAGAAAGATGAGACTCTACATTTCAGCCAATAATCAGCCAATAAACTTTCTAGGCCTCCTCCATACATAAGAGATGCCATAAAGGACCCAAACCCAACTGcttttcctttgcaggtcacctctGCTAAATTAATGGCACAGATCTTTTAATAGTCAACAGTTTTTTCCTCTTCCCTATTTTCCTGAGGTGGGTGAAGGCCTGCTCATGTTGTCCTCTCTGCTTTTAGAGGGAAAGGGGAACCAGTAACTGAGCTGAGCTGGACCTCCTGCCGGCAGCTTCTCTACCAGTCCATGGCCACCATCCTGGCTCATGCGGGGTTCGAGTGTGCCAATGAGAGCGTCCTGGAGACCCTAACAGACATTGCTCATGAGTACTGCTTGAAGTTCACCAAGCTGCTGCGCTTCACTGTGGATCGAGAAGCTCGGCTTGGGCAGACGCCTTTCCCAGATGTAATGGAACAGGTGTTCCACGAAGTGGGCATTGGCAGCGTGCTCTCTCTGCAGAAGTTCTGGCAGCACCGCATTAAGGATTATCACAGCTACATGCTGCAGGTAAGGATAGAGATGTAAAAAATGCTGCTTAATGAAAGACACTCCCAGTGCAATCTCTTGTTGCTATATAGAGAACAGTCTGGATCAGTGAGTTAACATCCAACTAGAGCTCTTATTTTGGGGGGTCAGGGAGGGTTTTAGTAAAAACAGAAGGCGATAACCTCCCCATGTGGGCTGCGAGGGGGCTAGGAGTGTTGTGGTAGTAGCATGCCTGGCCTCCAAGGGAGGAAACCCCTTAGCTGTCTGCCCTTTTGCCGATCTAGAAATATGTGGGTGGTTGGCCCGGGAGGAAGCTGTGTTTCTGTCCAGACAGTGGGTCAGCTCAACAAAGGAGATAAGAAAGGAAAATTGTTGGGACCTTCCCCAAATTCTTTTCTCCACCAGAAGCTTCCACAACTTGTTTAATATTGAAGAGATCTATTGTTTGGAAATAGAAGAATTTACTTGTTTGATCATCTACAGAGAGAGCCTATTCAGCCAGAGAATATGTGATTAAATTACATCAAATACTGTAATTACATTACATCATAATTTATCTGATCTTCCATGGATTTGTGTAAACCGCCCAATAACAGAAACAGGATACTTTGATTTCCTGAGGTTCTCTAGAGTCTAGTTGAAAAGAATGGTAATCCTGCAGTGAGTGAGGAGATATGCATAGTACTAGAAAGCCCCTGGTATTTATCAGAATGATGGAATGAGTTAAACGGTGTTCAGCTTGACATACAAGTGAAACAGTTTCCATGTAAGGAAAACAAAATTCAGAAGAAGGAAAAAGTCAGTACTGATTTATCAACTGGATTTCTATTTCTGTGGGTCTTTGGGATGTTTAGCTGTATTTTAGTAATGTAAAGCAGTGAGCGcacaaaccaacctaattttaaCATATAGCTCGTGAAATGAGGTGGTTTGTTGAAACTGTGCAGAAAGTTCAGTCTGAGAATACACTGCCATGTAGTCTTTCTGtgagctgttaaacagctgctgcctcctattcccagaaatggctgcatttttcagtgaatgcTGAAACAACTCCTGGTTCAGGGTGAAACAACTCGGGGTTTGATAAAGCTCTTTGGAGTGAAAAATGCAATATAAATTTCTGTTATCACTGCAGGGAACTGGTTTCTTTTGAACTAGTTTTTCCACAGAGTTAAACGCTGATATATTGTTTTAGTGACATAGACATAAAGATATTCTCCCCTTCATGGACTCATGTAAATGCTATGAATGTGAAGGAGAATAATATTGATGTTCATTGAGAAGAGAATTGTACCCCCCTGTAGAGTCCATGACCTGAGGCAAAATCTGCCTCATCTGATCTTCCTAGGGATTTAGTCTGTGCTCCCTACCTTGGTATTTGAGAGACTTTTGGAGCAGCTCAGTTGCACTTCCACACTCTTCCTGCATGGCACCCTGTGACTTGCACAAATCACAGACCTGCAAATGTCAGTGGCATATAAATTGTGAGTGGTTCTGATGTTTATTAAAAAAGCTACATCTGGATTCCTCTTCACTAAAAGATTTTTTTGTTCAAAAATGCAGATTGCATTATGAATACTTTTTTGTTCAATTTGAATATTTATTAAAGAGACAGACTCTAGCTAGTAATCTCAGTCCCCACCTACAGCACCCCTTGCTGTTTTGAGGTCTGGGTTTCCCGCATAGCTGTACCACTACAGCTAACTGTTGACTTGCAGTAACCTCTGCTATTCTGGGGTGTGTCTAGACAAGGTGTGTCTAGACAAGGaagtatgttttgttttaaaacagctgtgccactgcaccTCAGTCTAGACCTGTAACAGTCACTGTAATTCTAACCTGGGCATATCCCGAGCAAAAGGCTCCTGAACATTACAGAAATGTGTGATACAGACAAGCACTAGTAGTAGCTAGACTTAGACTGCAAAATTTACTTCATTGATGATGTATGGTTGATAAGAGCCTAAGTTTCTAGAGGTAAAGGGTTGCTGCTGAATTTCATCCCTATATTCATTTCAATCAAATGGCTGGAGAAAATGTTCACTGCatttctgttgttgattgaacaAAAGATAGCCAGCCTCTGTAGGTTGTGATTAAAAATGGTGACAGATAGCTCAGAAGTTAAGTAGTTAAAGTTTAGGAGTGGGACTCGGGACACACATGGGTTCTATTTCTTGTTGTGccccagacttgctgtgtgatcttgggtgaGTGAGTTTGCTAATTTCTGGGCCCCCATTTCCCCATCTATGAAATAAGGCTGCTGATACTTATTCACCAGACAGGGGTGCGTTAACCTTATTGAAGCCTTAATGAATTAACCCTGTTGAAGTCCTTTGAAATCATCAGAAGTTGTGAAAGGACAAaacatcatcattattattaatgtGTATAATTTATTTCTGCTTGAGTACCTGTTTCCTTTGATTAGAAACCTGTGATCTGGTGGAGGGAGGGAACACTTCAACACAGTTGCTTTTACTGCTTTGTCTGAAAATTCCAGCCTTTTTGTCTCCAATGATCACTGGCAGGTTAGCAAACAGCTCTCCGAAGAGTACGAGAAGATTGTCAACCCTGAAAAGGCAGCAGAAGACACAAAACCTGTGAAGATTAAGGAGGAGCCAGTCAGTGATATCACCTTTCCCATAAGTGAGGAGCTGGAAGGAGATCTGGCATCTGGTGACCAGTCTTTGCCTGTGGGAGTCCTTGGAGCTCAGAGTGAGCGTTTTTCTGCCAATCTGGAAGTAGAGGCGTCCCCGCAGGCTACAGGTAAGAGGCAGCCTTCTGTTGTAAACACTCCCTCAGCTTTTCCAAATGGCCTCATGTATTTTACTTTAGCAAAGCTACAGCTGatgggggttggttttggtccTGTGGGAGGAGGgttctattttaaattaaaaagcagcaGTGAGGTTTATTTAAAACCTTGCACAAATACAAGATACAAAACAGGGAGCAAAATGTAATGTAGTTAATGAAGTGCTAGAGATTTATCCCATACAAATAGATTGGAGTATTCGGCAGTAATACTGCAAGATGCACAGTTTGCACTAATGTTACTCTAATGATAGCAGCCATTGTGCTAGCATAAAAAGTATACAGTAGAAAATATTCTACAGCAATGGCTGCAATCATTGGAAGCATGTAAGCCCTTATGGTGTTCCATTCTACAGTAATGGTTCAAGCACTGCAGCTTACAATAATATTACTCAAGTGTTTGCTGCTACTAGCATAGAATTATGGTAGTATATGTTTGAATAAGGGTAACCTTCTGCCAATCCAGTATAACAAAGGGAAAATACTTTTGAACACTTGTAAAATGTGTATAAGAGGAGGGCCAACAGACTTTCCTTTTGCATAtgaagcaacaaaaaaaaaagagctgctTTTTATTCTGATTCCTAATGAATAAACAGTTACAAAAAGAATCCAGTAGATTTTCTGTTTCTGAGGTGGTGCCAGGAGTTTACCATTTCCTGAAACGATCAGCACAGAAATAGTTTCACTTGCAATGAGGATCTTGTTTGAGGATGCCTGTTGCTGGATTAGTTTGGGCGTGTTTAGTTCTGGCAGCTGGCTGCTGGGGGAGCTTCTAGTTTGTTAGTTTTCTGTGAAGTTTTACAGTGCTGAACAGACTAATCAAACTTGCCAGGTAGCCCATGACTCAGTGTAATCGAAAAATTGTGGTCCACATTCTTTGACCTGGGTATAAGAATAAGAACCAAATAATGAGGGAAGGGGGAACTGGTTGATGGGACTTAGAGCTTACCTCCAGGATTGAATTTGGCCCAAGCTGGTAGTGATTGATTGTCATCACCTTCTGATTGCTATTTGATCGATTATGTGAAATGGGCTGGCAGCTCTCTGTCCCATTCTAGTAGATGAGTGTTCACATCACGAAACCACCACTAAATTAGCAGCTTCAGCAATGACAGCAAGGACTGattgggccatggagactgaactcccctCTTGCTCCTAGAAGTCATCACTCCAGGTCAGAATTGAGGCATATTGGTTGACGGTGTGGGAGAATCTTGTACCACTACCACCTGTGTTTGTACCTGTTCTGTATCTACTTACAAGTTTCACTCTCTATGGCTATCAAGTCAGGCCCATGCACCGACTCTGAGTTCTCTGGAAAATTATGAAGAATTCCCACATTCAAAGAGTGTGTGTTTTGATTTGTATATACAAGCACCTGAACTCAGCCATTCCCTGCAGAAATAAGTGTTTCACTCAGAAACCCAGTTAAAAGTGATGAGGTCTCTTCTATTAACCTTAATCCAAGTTACATGTGCACTGAGGGGAGACTAGATGTCAGAGTCTACTAGTTGTTTAAAGAATAACACACTTgggttttaaaaaacacaaatcgCTCAGATGTTTTGCTGGGAACTTGAATTGTTGTCTGCAGTGCCTCTGAAATGTGAAGTGCTCTTATTTTGTGTGGGAGGGAATGGTGAACTACTCCTGGGCCATAAGGGATTATGAGTGATTCATCTGAAAAGCTTGGTATTAGCATCTACCACTTGAGACCCAGAGGATAACATACTAGCTGTATATTAAATGCCCTGTGCTCCTCTGATATCAGACTGATGTTTTCTAATTATGAATAGAAATGTTCTGTTCCTCTCTGAAGATCCCTGTTCACTGCGCAAGGGCCCGTGTGTGCTGGAAACCACATCTCTCTCTAAAGGAGTCCCAGTGTGGAGCTGGGCAATGTTGAGTGCATAACATCAGATGGAGGGAGAGGAAGCTACTGGAATTAGAATATCGGCATCTTCAAAATGGGAATGAGCCTATTAGGGAGAGAGCAATgtccagtggtttgagcacaAAACTAGGAGCCAGgggctcctgagttctaatcctgcctctgAGTATGTCCTTTGTTGTGGtcatgggcaaatcacttcatctctttGCAGATGGGGGAGCTGAGACAAACATTGGGATACTATTTCTTTGTCATGTGGTgagagtgttgtgaggattaatacgTTAATTTGTTATGTGCTTTGATGTTAAAGTGCTCTGAAGATGAAATGTCCTGTGTAAGCGTTAAGTAGTTTTACTCATTGGTGACAACACTCAATGAGAAAGGGAGCTAATGGGAATAGGCCTTAATGGTGAAGTGAAACTGGTGAAAGAAGGAAACGCTCCGATTATTGTTTAGACTGGGACTATAGCCTTAAGCCTGATAGCATGTTAATGATGTATCCTCATGGTTGAAAAGAGGATAGATTTACTTGTAATGAACATAATGGGGATTTTTAGTGAGGCTTCTGGACACCACTAGGCCCTGTAGTTCTTCCTGGCTATCTAGCTCCTAGACCAACACAGCCTGTGCTGCCTGCTGCCCACCACATAGGGTCTCCCtaagcccaggggtaggcaacctatggcatgggtgacgaaggcggcacgcgagctgattttcagtggcactcacactgcccaggtcctggccaccgctctggggggctctgcattttaatttaattttaaatgaagcttcttaagcattttaaaaaccttatttactttacatacaacaatagtttagttatatattatagacttatagaaagagaacttctaaaaatgttaaaatgtattactggcacgcgaaaccttaaattagagtgaataaatgaagactcggcacaccactcctgaaaggttgccgaccccttccCTAAGCCCTTGTTTGGGCTAAGCAGTTTGTGaaaggtttacaatgcaaacaccaTTGTGATGTTAATGGGAGGATTCTCTTTGTATAATTAGTAGTAACAGGGGAAGTACAAAATGTTTGGCTCAGCACCCAGAAGCTTAGATGCTTATTTAAACTTGAGGTAAGCCTCTTGAGTCTGCAGACTAGGTTTGGATATCTCCCAAGCTGGCTTCTTAGTTTgcatctgcattttatttttcatgtgAATTTAACCTTGACCTCCAGGGATCAAATTTGAGGAGCGAGAGAAGATTTCAGTCTCCCTTCAGTCCTTGGTTGTTATGCTAAGACTCTCAACAAGGGGCCCAATTAGTATCAGTTGTAGTgggttttttgtctttttctctttcaaaataaatttgcagaaataaaaaaatctataatTATTCCTCTTAAGGAcaacattaaaacaaaacaaaatccaccCATCACTGtgttgggaaaaaaacccaacaacttggATATAATCTTACACAAAAGGCACATCGATCCTATGatagaaataaaataactaaCTTTTTAATAGTGTTGGgctttgtgatgtggacatttAGCCATTATGAACTGAACTAAGAACCACCCAGTTCCTTTCATATGGGCCACTGAACAGATATCAGGTGACTGATGGCTTAATCACTGTTTACCTGAATAGGGTTTAAACCAAGTGACCAAGAAGTGAAAGGTTCCATATCTCATGGCCAATCTTCTGAGCCTCTGAGAAGAGACTTGCTTGTAATCTGATGCTTTTTTGTTTCTGGTCAAGCCAGGGATGTGGTGTGAGTGGTCCTCTTCTGGCCCTGTCTGGAATGAAGTAGAAGAGCTggcataaaaatgaaaaatgggcAAAGGTTTGGTGGGCCATTAATCCAGCTTTCACTGACCTCCTAAAGGAGTTCTTGGTTGAAGTTTTGGGAAGAAATTATTACCACCTCAGCAGGCCTCAGGGAATCACTGAGGAGAAGATTCCCCCATTTCCCATCTCTTCACAGAAGCTTGGAGTCTGGCACTGCTGGCACTATAGGGCCTGTGGAGGCCATAAAGGATACTGCTGTGTCCTCCAAGTACTGACTCCATGCAGGGCCTGGGCATCTTGGCCTGACCCCTGTGTTCTTGGCACTAGCTGATGCTGTTGAGTTCTTGGAGGATGCCTGGCTCTTCTAAAACTGACTCATTCTCTTGGGAAATTCCACAGAGGGCTGCAGTGAAGAGAGGCAAGAGGCAGTGCAGGCTTAGTCAGCCTCTGCCCTAGGAGGAAGGTGATCAAAGTAAATACTGCTTTTATAtgctttctttttgtttcacAGCCGTTCTGTCTCCAACCTCATGAGCCCAGCCTTAGGGGTTAGCCTGCTCTTGCTCTTTCTCCACTCATCTGCTGTCCTTTGCACCCGTACATGTGTTCCCATGCACTCTTTGCTTGGTGCTTAATGAGTACTTTGTCTCTCTCCAGGTGCTGAGGTCAATGCTTCCCCTCTCTGGAACTTGGCTCAGGTGAAAATGGAGCCTCAGGAAAGTGAGGAGGGCAATGTTCATGGGCATGGGGTCCTGGGCAGCGATGTCTTTGAGGAGCCCATGTCGGGCATGAGCGAAGCTGGGATGCCGCAGAGCCCCAATGGCTCTGAGAGCAGTTATGGTTCTCATTCTCCTGACAGCCTGATGGGAGCCTCACCTGTCTTCAACCAACGCTGCAAGAAGAAGATGAAGAAAATGTGAAAGGGAAGAGGTCTTTTTTTCTTTCGAATCCTGCTAATGTGTGACAGTGACTTGAAATGAGCCAGTAGGGCCCTTGGTACCACGGGGACTATAATAACCAGTGTTGGCCCTGGGTTTTGGGGGACAGTCTGTGAAATGATCATGTGAGGTTCAATCTGCAGTGCACATCAACTCACCCATCTTCATTTTGCCAATGACTCCTCTTCCCATGGGGCTCTGCTCTGCATCCCCATCCACGAGATTGCAGGAGAACTCAAAATGGGACCCATCCCCATCCTACAAACATGGCAGTGTCACCAGATCTCTGGCGGGGTGGGAGTGTGGGAGAGAAAGCAGGCTAGTGGTCTTGTTGACCGTGGCTGTTTATACTCACTGAGCCAGGGGAGTCAAGGCTGCATCTTGacagtgaacttctcaaagtggaaCCAGGAGCAATTAGTCTTACCTAGCGCTGGCCCTGGTAATAAACAGTTTTCTTTATTTTGTTGGATTGTATGTGGCAATTTCAACCCAGCTGAGTTGCCCTGTTTGAAGCTGCTATCTTGACATTTGAAATAGCTTCTGTTTTGGTTCCTGTTTCCTTTTAATGGCACAGCTGATTGATAGCAATAATTATTTTTGTTCTCTGGATCCACAGCTAATGTTCAACTCAGAGCTTTTAATTTGATTCATTGAGTGTCTCTCTTAACAAAAACTGGAATGATCATGAGTCAAGTAGGAACACTGGCTTAAACCGGCTCTATACCTATAACCCATTGGGAGGTTCAAGGGAAGTTTACTGAGCCTCATATTTGTCCTTACAATTGCACATTAATCTTCTGAAAGAACAAGCCTGGcatggtgtttttgtttgttcaaATAACAAcatggtgtttttgtttgttcagGGCCCTAATTCTCTTTCTTGATTGTATTTCATGTTCATTGTATGGAAATAGAAGCCAAACAGATAAAAACTCTCCTGCATGTCTAATAAGAATCAGTGGCCATAGAGTTTCATGGACATCAGTGTTAAAAACTGTTGTCTCAATGTTAAAGATACTGTCTAGTGGTCAAAGAACTATCCAAATATTTAAAGCATGGTTGGTTAAACAGAGGACTTAGGAAATGGGAGATCtttgttctattcccagctctatcAGTGACTCCTGTAACCTAAGGAAGATGCAACCCCCTTGATTTtgtttccccacttgtaaaaaaggaaaagtaatgtaatgggtttggtcacagagaccccctttggactgtcacctgatttgctgaaattacctctgagcccatttcccctcccagcttgggacttccagaaccctgtcttgttgagccagacacactagcctgctacaacacagacccagggtctggtccatgcccccaaagctgcagacttaacaggtaacctgctgagctgttttcaatctccagcacccagacacccagctcccaatggggtccaaaccccaaataaatacgttttactctgtataaagtgtATACcgggtaaactcatgaattgtccgccctctgtaacactgatagagaggtatgcacagctgtttgctcccccaggtattaatcacttaataaacaaaagtgattttattaagtataaaaagtaggatttaagtggtttcaagtaatacctgacagaacaaagtaagtcataaagcaaaataaaacaaaacatgcaagtgtAAGTCTagtacattaagaaactgattacaggtaatatctcaccctcagagatgttccaataagcttctttcacagactagattccttcctagtctgggcccaatcctttccccggtacaatCCTTGATAGTTcgagcagacatctcaggtggtaagcaggggctttctcatgactggcagccctctTAGTCCTGCTCCACGCTCTTTTATGGCTTTGGCCCAAGGCCggaatcttttctctctctgggtccccacctctccttctaaatggaaaagtacgagatttaagatggattccagtatagGTGACATGATCACCTGTCACGGTAAGACCCCCAGTCTCTCTATttttcctgggttggcccacaggtacacaggaaggtttgcaggtaaataaaccatttacaaccaattgtcctagtcaattggagccattaagattctaaaccaccattaatggcctacactttgcataattacaataggacctccagagttatacttcatatttctagcttcagctacaagaatgatacatgcatataaataggaggaatgtattcagtaggttataacctttgttttgataccttacaagagaccttttgcataaagcatattccagttacatcattcataagcatatttccataaacaatATGGAGTGCGCAAGTAATACCTGCCTTCCAGTGGtggtgtgaggcttaattcatatCCATAGGGCACGttgagatcctctgatgaaaTGTATTATGGGAACTATTATAACTGGATGGAATAGGGAAGGAGAGTCCTGGCCACTGAATGTTTTCAAGACTTTTAACTGGCTAAGGATGAAAGAATAGTGTATCTGCCACTCTCTGGAACTTTAGAAGAATCTCTTAAACCTCAGTCATAAGTGCTTTTTTTAGATTGCCCAAGTACACATACTTCTCTCATTTTTAATCATGTTTTTGTATTTTGCTTCCCTTCCACACCCATTTCCCCCATAATACACACTTTGTAACAAGTCAGGCCTGCATGTTTCAAATGTCTATTTAAATACAGTGGAAATTCACCCTGTATTGATTCTGCAGTGGCAGAGATGTGCTATTGATTCTCTTTTTTGAGGGTTGTTTATGCAGAGATTAGAAATGCACCAGTGTAccttgtatattttaaaattatggcAGGGTATATTCATAGAggatcagggttgaaagggacctcaggaggtcagttagtccaaccccctgctcaaagcaggaccaatccctggcagatttttgctccagatccctaaatgctcccctcaaggattgaactcacaaccccctgggtttagcaggccaatgctcaaaccactgagctattaaAATCTTTACCTTCTTGCCCTGTCCCGCCTTTATACTAAGTGTCCCTTCTGACATTTGTCTGCTTGGTGCTGATTTCTCTTTTACAGATGGAAGCTTTAAATTCTGGGCAAGTAATTCCCCTAGAACAATCCATAGATTTACAAAGACATTTATCATGCACAAAATAGTGACATTTCAAGCCTCACTTGGCAAATCATAATATGGACAATGTGCTCTTTTGCGGAATCAAACAAGATTTTTACTATGCATTAATGCATGCTGGGGCTCATAGCAGCTAGTGCTGTGTCTGAGGATCCATAGATCCATGGGTATAGCGAGATTATGGTAGGAGTTAAAATTGGTGCATTAACAACTTGATCATGAAAAGGAGCTCTTCCACTGTTTATTTTTGTTGATTCTTGAGAAGGGGCTGTGCTGAGTTAACCTTTTCAGAATCCTCCAGTTTCATTGGCTGCCTGTTCTTCCTCGCCTCTGTTTTTGGCTCCGAGTGATAGTGTGGATGGCTAGTCAAAGTGCAGAATATTGACAAAGCTCTGGTCTCGGCATGGATCTGCTGTCTAAGTCAATAgtgaattttgctattgacttggCGAGCCTGCTCCATACTATATTTGTAGGGTGTTTTGATTAGGGGTGGAGGAAGGGCAGTTCAGATAGGGtccctttatttttatatatatatatatatatatatatatacacacacacacacaaataatgcGCTGAGGTCTCAAAACTTTTCTCTCTTGAAAGCTCTCCCTATCCTTCCATCTGGATACCAATGTCAGATGGGGGTTTGCCTGAGGCAATATAAGGTTCCCTGCAAACACCTACACAGGAGCCTTTGTTTGCAGCTCAGAATCCCGCTGTAGTTTGAACCTTAACTTCAAGACCAGCCTTGCTGCCTTAGATGTGCCTGATGCTTTACAGAAAGATCGAGATTTCCCAACCTGGAAGAACTTAAAAGTTGCAAAGAGAATGGGTAACAAaactgagagggaggaggggccAATCTGATTGGAGGCTCACTGCTGAGGGAAGGCATGTGTCTAGTGGGTGATGAAGggtattttagtttaaaaaaaaattaatgtataAAAGTGAAATATGCAATTTGGGCTGTGTTACAGAGGAGCAAAAGGTGGCTTGAAATGcaaatctttttctttttactCTATTGAAGGGAgttccaagaaaataaaaattccatCTCTGGAATTTTCAGTCCCAAAGCTGAAATGTTC encodes the following:
- the SUPT7L gene encoding STAGA complex 65 subunit gamma, whose amino-acid sequence is MLRYWGEIPVSTSQANRSSFDLLQREFRTVEVQDPPLHQPSANKPRPPTMLDIPSEPCSLTIHTIQLIQHNRRLRSLIAMAQAQNQQQVEGIKTDENEPLPSCPASPPLPDDLLPLDSKTPKMPFQLRHSDPESDFYRGKGEPVTELSWTSCRQLLYQSMATILAHAGFECANESVLETLTDIAHEYCLKFTKLLRFTVDREARLGQTPFPDVMEQVFHEVGIGSVLSLQKFWQHRIKDYHSYMLQVSKQLSEEYEKIVNPEKAAEDTKPVKIKEEPVSDITFPISEELEGDLASGDQSLPVGVLGAQSERFSANLEVEASPQATGAEVNASPLWNLAQVKMEPQESEEGNVHGHGVLGSDVFEEPMSGMSEAGMPQSPNGSESSYGSHSPDSLMGASPVFNQRCKKKMKKM